From Campylobacter concisus, a single genomic window includes:
- a CDS encoding ubiquinol cytochrome C oxidoreductase produces the protein MSLAHKSTGVIDWLDQRLAFTKLIKVLVSEYWIPKNINFLWAMGVILTTLFMLLIVTGFLLLMYYKPDVNLAFDSVNYTIMQEVEYGWLWRHIHAVSASTIFLIMYIHLLTGLYYGSYKRGREVIWISGMVLFICFSAEAFSGYMLPWGQMSYWAATVITQLFGGVPVIGDALVEWIRGDYAVGDSTLTRFFMLHVCLLPLVTIAVLVIHFYSLRVPHVNNLTSEDIDFEVEAQEYLHGDRAKSKVIPFWPGFLAKDFMYVSFFMIFVIYLVCYHFNFAMDPINFEPANPLKTPPHIYPEWYFLWQYEILRGFFFDIAGISAYNIGLIAFAFAGVAFMLIPLFDRSGLVAPAHKRPLFFVWFWVLVADLIVLSIYGKLPTGGINDWIGFYASLLFLVLFIIALPVITILERKRG, from the coding sequence ATGTCTTTAGCTCATAAATCAACTGGCGTTATTGACTGGCTTGATCAACGCCTAGCTTTTACAAAACTTATAAAGGTTCTAGTTAGCGAATACTGGATTCCAAAAAATATAAATTTCCTTTGGGCAATGGGCGTTATTTTAACAACGCTTTTTATGCTCTTAATCGTTACCGGTTTTTTGCTTTTAATGTATTACAAACCAGATGTAAATTTGGCATTTGATAGTGTAAATTATACTATCATGCAAGAGGTCGAGTATGGCTGGCTTTGGCGTCACATTCACGCAGTTTCAGCTTCTACGATATTTCTTATTATGTATATTCACTTGCTTACTGGACTTTACTATGGTTCATATAAAAGAGGCAGAGAGGTCATTTGGATAAGTGGTATGGTGCTATTTATCTGTTTTTCAGCAGAGGCATTTAGTGGTTATATGCTCCCATGGGGACAGATGAGCTACTGGGCGGCGACTGTTATCACTCAGCTTTTTGGCGGTGTACCAGTTATTGGTGACGCTTTAGTTGAGTGGATTAGAGGTGATTATGCAGTTGGCGACTCAACACTTACTAGATTTTTTATGCTTCATGTTTGTTTATTACCACTTGTAACGATAGCTGTTTTGGTTATTCACTTCTACTCTTTAAGAGTCCCACACGTTAATAACCTAACAAGCGAAGATATAGACTTTGAAGTAGAGGCACAAGAGTATCTACACGGCGATAGAGCAAAATCTAAAGTTATACCATTTTGGCCAGGATTTTTGGCAAAAGACTTTATGTATGTATCATTCTTTATGATATTTGTCATCTATCTTGTTTGCTATCACTTCAACTTTGCAATGGATCCTATCAACTTTGAGCCAGCAAATCCACTAAAAACCCCACCACATATCTACCCAGAGTGGTATTTCTTGTGGCAATATGAAATTTTACGTGGCTTTTTCTTTGATATAGCTGGAATTTCAGCTTATAACATCGGTCTTATCGCATTTGCATTTGCGGGCGTGGCATTTATGCTTATACCACTCTTTGATAGAAGCGGTCTTGTAGCACCAGCTCACAAAAGACCACTATTTTTCGTATGGTTTTGGGTTCTAGTTGCTGACCTTATCGTATTATCTATATATGGCAAGCTCCCAACAGGCGGCATCAACGACTGGATAGGATTTTATGCGTCACTGCTATTTTTAGTGCTATTTATAATCGCACTTCCAGTTATCACAATACTTGAAAGAAAAAGGGGCTAA
- a CDS encoding electron transporter: MKKHKFVIADYKRCIGCATCMAACFKSAYERGKLSRARLSVLREATGVMPTQCRQCDDGPCANVCPTGALRFNDNCIELHEEICIGCKMCTIACPYGAISSSAELMPSVNYAVEPKYNLEIESQSGAKNIAVKCDMCFGRENGPACVDVCPTSALVMIDPEEGKHKLGKRIDYEAANKFATKILNGQGA; this comes from the coding sequence ATGAAAAAACATAAATTTGTGATTGCCGATTATAAACGCTGTATAGGATGTGCAACCTGCATGGCTGCATGTTTTAAGAGCGCTTATGAACGCGGCAAGCTGTCACGTGCAAGGCTAAGTGTGCTAAGAGAAGCTACTGGCGTTATGCCAACTCAGTGCAGACAATGCGACGATGGTCCTTGTGCGAATGTGTGTCCAACTGGGGCATTGCGATTTAATGATAATTGCATCGAGCTTCACGAGGAAATTTGTATAGGCTGTAAGATGTGCACGATCGCTTGTCCTTACGGTGCAATAAGCTCAAGTGCAGAGCTTATGCCTTCAGTAAATTACGCTGTCGAGCCAAAGTACAACCTTGAGATAGAGTCACAATCAGGTGCAAAAAATATCGCTGTTAAATGCGATATGTGCTTTGGTCGTGAAAATGGACCAGCTTGCGTTGATGTCTGTCCAACGAGTGCTCTTGTTATGATTGATCCAGAAGAGGGTAAACATAAACTTGGCAAGAGGATAGACTATGAAGCAGCGAATAAATTTGCTACTAAAATTTTAAACGGACAAGGAGCATAA
- a CDS encoding amino acid ABC transporter substrate-binding protein — MNFKPIFGFIAGAFLALNLNASTIKKGELIVATEGTYSPYSFYDERGELVGYDVDIAKAVAKKLNLKIDFLTAPWDAMLAAFDAGKADVVFNQVSINEDRKKKYDMSVPYTMPYPVIVVHKDNNDIKSFADLKGKKSVHSATSNWAAIAEKNGATVVVADGFSKGVELIISKRADDTINDNVTFFDYIKQRPNAPLKIAYTSNEPMPTAAIVKKGNTELLEAINKALDELKAEGKISEISMKYFGKDISK; from the coding sequence ATGAATTTTAAGCCCATTTTTGGCTTTATCGCAGGTGCTTTTTTAGCTTTAAATTTAAATGCTTCAACTATCAAAAAAGGCGAGCTTATAGTTGCAACTGAAGGCACTTACTCACCTTACTCATTTTATGACGAAAGGGGCGAGCTAGTAGGATATGACGTAGATATCGCAAAAGCTGTAGCAAAGAAGCTAAATTTAAAGATCGACTTTTTAACAGCCCCTTGGGACGCGATGCTTGCGGCATTTGACGCTGGCAAAGCAGACGTTGTTTTTAACCAAGTTAGCATAAACGAAGATAGAAAGAAAAAATATGATATGAGCGTGCCTTACACTATGCCATATCCCGTAATTGTCGTACATAAAGACAATAACGACATCAAAAGTTTTGCTGATCTAAAAGGCAAAAAGAGTGTGCACTCTGCGACTAGCAACTGGGCAGCAATAGCCGAAAAAAACGGTGCAACAGTGGTTGTGGCTGATGGCTTTAGCAAAGGCGTGGAGCTTATCATCTCAAAAAGAGCTGATGATACGATAAACGATAACGTTACATTTTTTGACTACATCAAACAACGCCCAAATGCGCCACTAAAAATCGCATACACAAGCAACGAGCCGATGCCAACAGCTGCAATCGTTAAAAAAGGCAACACTGAGCTACTAGAAGCGATAAACAAAGCACTTGATGAACTAAAAGCCGAGGGCAAGATAAGCGAAATTTCGATGAAATATTTTGGAAAAGATATTTCAAAATAA
- a CDS encoding cysteine ABC transporter permease: MIIALLKVTIPLTLLSFSLGLVIAIITAVARLSNIKILKFIFATYVWIFRGTPLLVQLFIVFYGLPSIGVTLDTWSAATIAFSLNVGAYASESVRAAILSVPKGQWEAATSLGMTHYQILKRIIAPQAVRISLPPLSNTFIGLVKDTSLAASITMVDMFMVAQRIAARTFEPLILYILAALIYLVVCTLLTYLQSRLEKAVSRYV, encoded by the coding sequence ATGATCATCGCACTTTTAAAAGTGACGATCCCACTTACTTTACTCTCGTTTTCGCTAGGGCTTGTCATCGCCATTATCACAGCAGTAGCGAGGCTTTCAAATATAAAAATTTTAAAATTTATATTTGCCACCTACGTTTGGATATTTCGTGGTACGCCGCTTCTTGTGCAACTTTTTATAGTATTTTATGGACTTCCTAGCATCGGAGTCACGCTTGATACTTGGAGTGCGGCTACTATCGCATTTAGTCTAAATGTGGGCGCTTATGCCTCTGAATCTGTAAGAGCAGCCATACTTTCTGTGCCAAAAGGTCAGTGGGAGGCTGCAACATCGCTTGGTATGACGCACTATCAAATTTTAAAACGTATCATCGCACCCCAAGCAGTGAGAATCTCGTTGCCACCGCTTTCTAACACATTTATAGGCCTTGTTAAAGACACTTCACTGGCAGCTTCTATAACGATGGTTGATATGTTTATGGTCGCTCAAAGGATCGCAGCAAGGACCTTTGAGCCACTCATCCTCTACATCCTAGCAGCACTTATCTACCTGGTGGTTTGCACACTCTTAACCTATCTTCAATCAAGGCTTGAAAAAGCTGTCTCAAGGTATGTCTAA
- a CDS encoding cytochrome C, protein MKELKIFAIVVILSGILYWGIEPYAHTKLHPHTANAEYNFSKEDTDYAKHFLEQKKEALEAAKASGNKASIDAATKDVETAQKILDDYTAFWADINSIDLAKGDAAKGAETFGAAGCTGCHGIEAAGMPASMDAETASQSFGVVPPDLSTAGKIYDERFLAALIKNPTMAVKLSHKFNDEHPYPMTAFMGAGGDINAEIADIVAYLKKVSADADTKSKITEEKVFADACQRCHDIKYDKKYAFSNKVSLAAYMGSNPPDLSMMIRSKGDEYLHKFINDTQKMLPGTAMPRVGLNKAAEDDVVAYIQKVGDKKKAERESTGLYVMIYFFILGIFAWLWKRKVWSELH, encoded by the coding sequence ATGAAAGAGCTTAAAATTTTTGCCATCGTTGTTATCCTTTCAGGTATTTTATACTGGGGTATCGAGCCTTACGCTCACACAAAGCTTCATCCGCACACTGCAAATGCTGAGTATAACTTCTCAAAAGAAGATACTGACTACGCTAAACACTTTTTAGAGCAGAAAAAAGAGGCGCTTGAGGCTGCAAAAGCTAGCGGCAACAAAGCTAGCATCGATGCAGCTACAAAAGATGTTGAGACAGCACAAAAAATTCTTGATGACTATACAGCTTTTTGGGCTGATATAAACTCTATCGACCTTGCAAAGGGTGATGCTGCAAAGGGTGCTGAAACGTTTGGGGCAGCTGGATGTACAGGATGCCACGGCATAGAAGCAGCTGGCATGCCAGCTAGTATGGACGCTGAGACAGCTAGCCAAAGCTTTGGCGTAGTGCCACCAGATCTTAGTACAGCTGGTAAAATTTATGACGAGAGATTTTTAGCTGCACTCATCAAAAATCCAACTATGGCTGTAAAACTATCTCATAAATTTAACGACGAGCATCCTTATCCGATGACTGCATTTATGGGTGCTGGCGGCGATATAAACGCTGAGATCGCTGACATAGTTGCTTACCTTAAAAAGGTATCAGCTGACGCAGATACAAAGAGCAAGATCACTGAAGAAAAGGTATTTGCTGATGCATGTCAAAGATGTCATGATATAAAATATGACAAAAAATATGCATTTAGCAACAAAGTAAGCCTTGCTGCTTATATGGGCTCAAACCCACCTGACCTATCGATGATGATTCGTTCAAAAGGTGATGAGTATCTGCATAAATTTATAAACGATACTCAAAAGATGCTACCAGGTACCGCAATGCCAAGAGTTGGTTTAAATAAAGCCGCTGAAGACGACGTGGTAGCTTATATCCAAAAAGTAGGCGACAAGAAGAAGGCTGAGCGCGAGAGCACAGGGCTTTATGTCATGATCTACTTCTTTATCTTAGGAATTTTTGCTTGGCTTTGGAAACGCAAAGTTTGGAGCGAACTCCACTAA
- a CDS encoding ubiquinol-cytochrome c reductase iron-sulfur subunit, with product MSVKQERRSFIGLAFGAVAAVGGAMSLVAVKKTWDPLPSVKAAGFTTVDLSPIKDGEMRQVEWRKKPIFILKKSPDMAKNDKRDVVVGDARYVVLIGLCTHLGCIPEYKASKQMFVCACHGGEFNADGMQTYGPPPRPLDIPPFKIDGTKLVLGETSPEYEKLVAKA from the coding sequence ATGTCAGTAAAGCAAGAAAGACGTAGCTTTATCGGCCTTGCGTTTGGTGCTGTGGCAGCTGTCGGCGGCGCTATGTCACTAGTGGCTGTTAAAAAGACTTGGGATCCGCTTCCAAGCGTAAAAGCTGCTGGTTTCACAACAGTTGATCTAAGTCCGATCAAAGATGGAGAAATGAGGCAGGTTGAGTGGCGTAAAAAGCCTATTTTCATACTCAAAAAAAGTCCTGATATGGCTAAAAATGACAAAAGAGATGTTGTCGTAGGGGATGCTAGATACGTAGTTCTTATCGGACTTTGCACGCATCTTGGTTGTATACCTGAGTATAAAGCAAGCAAACAAATGTTTGTATGTGCCTGTCATGGCGGCGAATTTAATGCCGACGGAATGCAAACATACGGACCTCCTCCAAGACCACTTGATATACCACCATTTAAGATCGATGGAACCAAGCTAGTTCTAGGCGAAACAAGCCCAGAATACGAAAAATTAGTAGCAAAAGCTTAG
- a CDS encoding 2-acyl-glycerophospho-ethanolamine acyltransferase has translation MMSLLKVAGFLPYLAIAFLNASVDLAHKITIQNVLLKTYDGDILFILTAVINAMILFPFIFLFSPSSFINDKFSKTKVIRICAIFGLIISVAVLFSYLAGAFGVAFALTLILAAQSAIYSPAKYGIIKALVGPERLGTANGIIQALTIVAILFSSFLFSFIFENLYIQGENSEEILKSVYPIGIFLVLFSALEAYFAYKLPCIDEKDETSENFDIKKYIRLSYLRENLKEVRSDKNIWLSIAGLSIFWGISQIIIAAFPAHYKAVFNDDSSLAVQAILAASAIGIAFGSYVAGSMSKLHIELGIVPMGAMGIFFSLLFFAFGSNIGVVSLSSFAFGFFGGIFIVPLNAMIQYFAPQKTTGKIMAANNFLQNVSMLLFLAIGIGLVYFKISTTGLFVFTALVCLIGSFYAILQLPHLFTRLLLLPFLKTKYRFFVEGLQNLPQSGGVLLLGNHISWIDWLVLQAASPRGIRFVMYRTIYNKWYLKQIFKFFKVIPIGAGANKESIELVRECLKNGEVVALFPEGHISYNGQINEFQKGFELIIRDLEEICIVPFYLRGLWGSSFSRASKFYKDLTSKNGRRDIIVAFGKPITTFINAAKMKQKVLELSFSSWESFISRQKPLTEEWLSNAKEDKFKECVSDSTGLNLSNLKFITAVLVFIKIFKRELKDEKNIGILLPSSSIAAIVNMALLAMGKVSVNLNYTLNETSLNHALRKANINTVITSNKFLEKLTLKGFDLKDAMSGKAKFAEDLSNLVSKKEKFFTLLTAFFAPTWLIKLCYFRPVSLEDTATILFSSGSEGEPKGIELSHKNLLANIKQISELLNFKKDDVILNSLPVFHSFGLTVTTLMPLCEGIKMVSVPDPTDGATIGKMAARHSASIIFGTSTFFRLYTRNKKLHPLMFQSARMVVAGAEKLKPEIKDEFRLKFGIEIYEGYGATETAPVAAVNMPNILEKESLKELTFNRPGSVGMPLPGTIIKIIDPETLEELETGEDGLIVIGGSQVMKGYLNDEAKTNDVITHIDGVRYYKTGDKGHIDENGFVFIVDRYSRFAKIGGEMISLGSVEEELAKVLGSDVVFSSANVPDSKKGEAIALLVKSGTEPENLEQILKESNLAPIMMPSYIFIVDDIPTLASGKVDFKGVKALAVSLLAE, from the coding sequence ATGATGAGTTTATTAAAAGTTGCTGGTTTTTTGCCATATCTTGCGATCGCATTTTTAAATGCAAGCGTCGATCTAGCACATAAGATCACTATACAAAATGTTCTTTTAAAAACATACGATGGTGACATACTTTTTATATTAACAGCAGTTATAAATGCAATGATTTTATTTCCTTTTATATTTTTATTCTCACCATCAAGCTTTATAAATGATAAATTCTCAAAGACAAAAGTCATAAGAATTTGTGCTATTTTTGGCCTTATCATTAGTGTCGCGGTGCTTTTTAGCTACCTTGCAGGTGCTTTTGGCGTAGCTTTTGCTTTAACTCTTATTTTAGCTGCTCAAAGTGCTATATACTCGCCAGCAAAATATGGAATCATTAAAGCTCTAGTCGGCCCTGAGCGCCTTGGCACAGCAAACGGCATCATCCAAGCGCTCACCATCGTTGCGATACTTTTTAGCTCATTTTTGTTTTCGTTTATATTTGAAAATTTATACATCCAAGGCGAAAACTCAGAAGAAATTTTAAAAAGCGTCTATCCTATTGGTATCTTTTTAGTCTTATTTAGCGCACTTGAAGCGTATTTTGCTTATAAGTTACCTTGCATCGATGAAAAAGACGAAACAAGCGAAAATTTTGATATTAAAAAATATATTCGCCTTAGCTATTTAAGAGAGAATTTAAAAGAAGTAAGGTCAGATAAAAACATCTGGCTAAGCATCGCTGGACTTAGCATATTTTGGGGAATTTCTCAGATCATCATCGCAGCTTTTCCTGCTCACTATAAGGCGGTTTTTAATGACGATAGCTCGCTAGCGGTGCAAGCAATCCTTGCAGCAAGTGCCATAGGTATCGCATTTGGCTCATACGTGGCTGGTTCTATGTCAAAGCTACACATCGAGCTTGGTATCGTGCCGATGGGCGCTATGGGTATATTTTTCTCACTTTTATTTTTCGCATTTGGCTCAAACATCGGTGTAGTAAGCCTTAGCTCATTTGCATTTGGCTTTTTTGGCGGCATATTTATAGTGCCGCTAAATGCGATGATCCAGTACTTTGCCCCGCAAAAGACGACCGGCAAAATAATGGCAGCAAACAACTTCTTGCAAAACGTCTCAATGCTGCTATTTTTAGCTATTGGCATAGGCTTAGTATATTTTAAAATTTCAACCACTGGCCTCTTTGTCTTTACAGCGCTTGTTTGCTTAATTGGCAGCTTCTACGCCATTTTGCAGCTTCCGCACCTTTTTACAAGGCTACTTTTACTGCCATTTTTAAAGACAAAGTACCGCTTTTTTGTAGAAGGGCTTCAAAATTTACCGCAAAGTGGTGGTGTGCTACTTCTTGGCAATCACATCAGCTGGATCGACTGGCTCGTGCTTCAAGCTGCAAGCCCAAGAGGCATAAGATTTGTCATGTATAGAACGATCTATAACAAATGGTATCTAAAGCAAATTTTTAAATTTTTTAAAGTGATCCCAATAGGCGCAGGAGCTAACAAAGAGTCGATCGAGTTAGTTAGAGAGTGCCTAAAAAATGGCGAAGTGGTTGCACTTTTTCCGGAAGGCCACATCAGCTACAACGGCCAGATAAATGAATTTCAAAAGGGCTTTGAGCTTATCATCAGAGATCTGGAAGAAATTTGCATCGTGCCGTTTTACCTTCGTGGCCTTTGGGGCTCGAGCTTTTCAAGAGCTAGTAAATTTTATAAAGACCTCACTTCTAAAAACGGCAGACGTGACATCATCGTCGCTTTTGGCAAACCAATAACCACATTTATAAACGCTGCAAAAATGAAGCAAAAGGTGCTTGAGCTTAGCTTTTCATCATGGGAGAGCTTCATATCAAGACAAAAACCACTAACTGAGGAGTGGCTAAGCAACGCAAAAGAGGATAAATTTAAAGAGTGCGTGAGCGACAGCACTGGGCTAAATTTAAGCAACCTGAAATTTATAACAGCCGTTTTAGTCTTTATCAAAATTTTTAAACGCGAGCTAAAAGATGAGAAAAATATAGGCATTTTATTACCTAGCTCAAGTATCGCAGCGATAGTAAATATGGCGCTTCTTGCCATGGGCAAAGTGAGCGTAAATTTAAACTACACACTAAACGAGACCTCGCTAAATCACGCCCTAAGAAAGGCAAATATAAACACGGTGATCACATCTAACAAATTTCTTGAAAAGCTCACACTTAAGGGCTTTGATCTAAAAGATGCGATGAGTGGCAAGGCTAAATTTGCCGAAGATCTATCAAATTTAGTCTCTAAAAAAGAGAAATTTTTCACACTTTTAACGGCATTTTTTGCCCCAACTTGGCTTATTAAGCTTTGCTATTTTAGGCCAGTGAGCTTAGAAGATACAGCTACCATTTTATTTAGTAGTGGCAGCGAGGGCGAGCCAAAAGGCATCGAGCTAAGCCACAAAAATTTACTTGCAAATATTAAGCAAATAAGCGAACTTCTAAATTTCAAAAAAGATGACGTGATCTTAAACTCACTCCCAGTATTTCACTCATTTGGCCTAACGGTCACCACGCTCATGCCACTTTGTGAGGGCATAAAAATGGTAAGCGTACCTGACCCAACAGATGGAGCAACTATCGGCAAAATGGCTGCAAGACACAGCGCTAGCATCATCTTTGGCACCTCAACGTTCTTTAGGCTCTACACAAGAAATAAAAAGCTTCATCCGCTAATGTTTCAAAGTGCCAGAATGGTCGTAGCTGGGGCGGAGAAGCTAAAACCTGAGATAAAAGATGAGTTTAGGCTCAAATTTGGCATAGAAATTTATGAAGGATACGGCGCAACCGAAACGGCACCGGTGGCTGCTGTAAATATGCCAAATATCCTAGAAAAAGAGAGCCTAAAAGAGCTTACATTTAATAGACCTGGCAGCGTTGGCATGCCTCTGCCTGGCACCATCATCAAGATAATTGACCCAGAGACGCTTGAAGAGCTTGAAACTGGCGAGGACGGACTCATCGTCATCGGCGGATCGCAAGTGATGAAAGGCTATCTAAACGACGAAGCTAAAACAAACGATGTCATCACGCATATAGACGGCGTAAGATATTATAAAACTGGCGACAAAGGTCACATCGATGAAAACGGCTTTGTATTTATCGTCGATAGATACTCAAGATTTGCCAAGATCGGTGGCGAGATGATAAGCCTTGGAAGCGTCGAAGAAGAGCTTGCAAAGGTGCTTGGAAGCGACGTTGTCTTTAGCAGTGCAAACGTGCCAGATAGCAAAAAGGGCGAAGCGATCGCGCTTTTAGTAAAAAGTGGCACAGAGCCTGAAAATTTAGAGCAAATTTTAAAAGAGAGCAACTTAGCTCCGATAATGATGCCAAGCTATATCTTCATCGTTGATGATATCCCAACACTTGCAAGTGGCAAGGTTGATTTTAAGGGCGTAAAAGCTCTAGCGGTCTCACTTCTAGCGGAGTGA
- a CDS encoding amino acid ABC transporter substrate-binding protein: MKFTNLLKVVAVLAMALNLQAKTIKDGVLTVATEGTYAPFTFYNDKNELVGYDVDIARAVAQKLNLKVEFLTAPWDAMLAAFDAGKADVVFNQVSITDERKKKYAFSVPYTVTFGAIITRKDNNDIKSFADLKGKRNADSATSNWAKVAVKYGAEHVVTDSFAKSMELLISRRVDAVVRDNIVFYDFIKERPNAPVKIAASLDEKDYTAAAVKKDNAELAEQISNALNELSKEGKLEAISKSYFGKDVSK, from the coding sequence ATGAAATTTACAAATTTATTAAAAGTAGTAGCTGTGCTTGCAATGGCTCTAAATTTACAAGCAAAGACCATAAAAGACGGCGTGCTAACAGTAGCAACTGAAGGCACTTACGCTCCTTTTACATTTTATAATGATAAAAATGAGCTAGTGGGATACGATGTAGATATCGCAAGAGCGGTAGCGCAAAAGCTAAATTTAAAAGTTGAGTTTCTAACAGCTCCTTGGGATGCGATGCTAGCGGCATTTGATGCTGGTAAGGCCGATGTTGTATTTAATCAAGTAAGCATAACTGATGAGAGAAAGAAAAAATATGCTTTTTCAGTGCCTTATACTGTGACATTTGGAGCTATCATCACTAGAAAAGATAATAACGACATAAAAAGCTTTGCTGATCTAAAAGGCAAAAGAAATGCCGACTCAGCTACGAGCAACTGGGCGAAAGTCGCCGTAAAATACGGCGCTGAACACGTCGTAACAGATAGTTTTGCTAAAAGTATGGAGCTTCTTATATCAAGGCGTGTAGATGCTGTTGTAAGAGACAACATCGTATTTTACGACTTCATAAAAGAGCGTCCAAACGCACCTGTAAAGATAGCCGCCTCACTTGATGAGAAAGACTACACAGCAGCAGCTGTTAAAAAAGACAACGCCGAACTTGCAGAGCAAATTTCAAATGCTCTAAACGAACTTTCAAAAGAGGGCAAACTAGAAGCTATCTCAAAAAGCTACTTTGGCAAAGACGTCTCAAAATAA